Proteins from a single region of Harmonia axyridis chromosome 4, icHarAxyr1.1, whole genome shotgun sequence:
- the LOC123677428 gene encoding inhibitor of growth protein 4 isoform X1, whose protein sequence is MTSALYLEHYLDSLEHLPIELQRNFTLMRDLDSRAQALLKSIDSQADEYLKNQNSYAADEKKERLDKIQSLFNKSKEYGDDKVQLAIQTYELVDKHIRRLDSDLARFESEIQDKALSSRNDEQAVGKKGRKKVKDKTDKKKRSGNSSGEDSASTVRGSKKKKQKVSGNTTNGTSSTGSGAKATSGEVLDAVAGLPGLAGIAHPSDVLDMPVDPNEPTYCLCHQVSYGEMIGCDNPDCPIEWFHFACVGLTTKPKGKWFCPKCNTDRKKK, encoded by the exons ATGACTTCTGCTTTGTATTTGGAACATTATTTAGATA GTTTAGAACATTTACCTATTGAGCTACAGAGAAATTTTACATTGATGAGGGATCTCGATTCTCGAGCACAAGCACTCTTGAAAAGCATCGATTCCCAAGCAGATGAATatctgaaaaatcaaaattcatatgCTGCTGATGAGAAGAAAGAACGATTAGATAAAATTCAGAGTTTATTTAATAAATCTAAG GAATATGGTGATGATAAAGTACAGTTAGCAATTCAGACATATGAATTAGTTGATAAACATATAAGGAGATTGGATAGTGACTTGGCTAGATTCGAATCTGAAATTCAAGACAAAGCTTTAAGTTCAAGAAATGATGAACAAGCTGTTGGCAAAA AAGGTAGAAAAAAGGTTAAAGATAAAACTGACAAGAAGAAGAGGTCTGGTAATTCAAGTGGAGAAGATTCTGCAAGTACTGTTCGAGGGAGCAAAAAGAAGAAACAGAAAGTTTCAGGAAATACCACCAATGGTACAAGCAGCACAGGTAGTGGAGCGAAAGCTACTTCAGGTGAGG TTTTGGATGCGGTTGCGGGGTTGCCAGGCTTGGCTGGAATAGCTCATCCTAGTGATGTACTTGATATGCCTGTTGATCCAAATGAACCCACCTATTGTTTATGTCATCAAGTGTCTTATGGAGAAATGATAGGTTGCGATAATCCAGAT tgccCTATCGAATGGTTTCATTTTGCTTGCGTTGGTCTGACCACAAAACCTAAAGGCAAATGGTTTTGCCCGAAATGCAATACAGATCGTAAGAAGAAGTAG
- the LOC123677428 gene encoding inhibitor of growth protein 4 isoform X2, translating to MTSALYLEHYLDSLEHLPIELQRNFTLMRDLDSRAQALLKSIDSQADEYLKNQNSYAADEKKERLDKIQSLFNKSKEYGDDKVQLAIQTYELVDKHIRRLDSDLARFESEIQDKALSSRNDEQAVGKKGRKKVKDKTDKKKRSGNSSGEDSASTVRGSKKKKQKVSGNTTNGTSSTGSGAKATSVLDAVAGLPGLAGIAHPSDVLDMPVDPNEPTYCLCHQVSYGEMIGCDNPDCPIEWFHFACVGLTTKPKGKWFCPKCNTDRKKK from the exons ATGACTTCTGCTTTGTATTTGGAACATTATTTAGATA GTTTAGAACATTTACCTATTGAGCTACAGAGAAATTTTACATTGATGAGGGATCTCGATTCTCGAGCACAAGCACTCTTGAAAAGCATCGATTCCCAAGCAGATGAATatctgaaaaatcaaaattcatatgCTGCTGATGAGAAGAAAGAACGATTAGATAAAATTCAGAGTTTATTTAATAAATCTAAG GAATATGGTGATGATAAAGTACAGTTAGCAATTCAGACATATGAATTAGTTGATAAACATATAAGGAGATTGGATAGTGACTTGGCTAGATTCGAATCTGAAATTCAAGACAAAGCTTTAAGTTCAAGAAATGATGAACAAGCTGTTGGCAAAA AAGGTAGAAAAAAGGTTAAAGATAAAACTGACAAGAAGAAGAGGTCTGGTAATTCAAGTGGAGAAGATTCTGCAAGTACTGTTCGAGGGAGCAAAAAGAAGAAACAGAAAGTTTCAGGAAATACCACCAATGGTACAAGCAGCACAGGTAGTGGAGCGAAAGCTACTTCAG TTTTGGATGCGGTTGCGGGGTTGCCAGGCTTGGCTGGAATAGCTCATCCTAGTGATGTACTTGATATGCCTGTTGATCCAAATGAACCCACCTATTGTTTATGTCATCAAGTGTCTTATGGAGAAATGATAGGTTGCGATAATCCAGAT tgccCTATCGAATGGTTTCATTTTGCTTGCGTTGGTCTGACCACAAAACCTAAAGGCAAATGGTTTTGCCCGAAATGCAATACAGATCGTAAGAAGAAGTAG